GAAATCTAGGTGTTTCGATTCGCTGTGAGGCCTCCCATCTCTCAGCCAAGCCGTCTCCTTCCAACATCTTTAACACTTCGGACATTTTTGGACGGTGCGAAGGATTAAATTGTGTACACAAGAGTGCTACTTGAACCATTTCTCCCAATTCAACGATGTCGAAGATTCCCTTTAGATCTTTATCTACCATTTGACTTAATCTTCCTTCCAAGTGCAGCTTCTTAACCTGAAagttgtttgatttgttttaaaCATGCTACTTTTGTTCAATATAGAAACTAAAgtgaatataaatttgatacGGATTAGAAACATATTTAACCTTCAGTTTAAGTTGTGGAAATAGATATATTTCTTGAACTTGTAAAAGTTTTTTATGTCAACTAAACTAAAAGAGAATCTAGAGATACTGAGAAGAGCGAAAGTCGGGAGGAGCGTACCCAATCGAGCATTACACCTTTCTGGTTTGCTGCTCGACCGAAATCTAGAGCCTTATGACCTGTGATCAGCTCAAGCAGCAAGATTCCAAATCCGAACACGTCAGTCTTTTCCGATGACTGGCCTGTGGATAGGTATTCCGGAGCAATGTGACCAACAGTGCCACGCACGGCAGTGGTCACATGAGTATCTCTGTGATCGAGAAGCTTAGCTAAACCGAAATCGCCTACAACTGCTTCAAAGTCTTCATCTAGCAGTATGTTGGCTGCTTTGACATCACGATGGATAATTTTAGGGTCGCATTGCTCGTGTAAATAAACCAATCCTCTTGCTGTACCTAAAGCTATTCTCTTCCGCCTTGTCCAATCCAAGGCCGGCCGACCATGAATATGATCTGGTATATAAATCAAAAACCAAAGCCAAAGTAAGGTATGATTCAAATGATCTAGAGAAATTAGAGTATAATTATAAAGCTCAATCATAAGCAGCCTAAAAAAATTGTGTCGACACGAATATTGCCAATAGACTACACCTCAAAGCATACATGGTTATCTAATTATGGtgctttttcttttatgtttcaGAGAGCCTAGCGACAAAACACAACACACTAAGTACGGATAAAAGGAGTATTGCAAGTTCAAACTCACGCCCCGACATATCAAATATCCCCACAACATTTTACAATCTGAGCTACACTTACGAGACTATGGTACTTGTTGACACAAGTAAACAACAATGTGAAGTTGAAGTGATCATACAAAAGGGAAACAAATGATAAAACCGATCtataatgaaaatttcaaagttcaatGAACTTACCTTTTAATCTAGAGGCTACACTACCATTAGACATGTATGGATAAACAAGGAGTCTTTCATTCTGAGTACTGCAAAACCCTCGAAGCCTCAAAAGATTCCGGTGGACAGCCAAACTAATTGTCTCAACTTCTGTTTGAAATTGAATCTCGCCACCAGCTGCGTTATAGTCCTTCAACCTTTTAACAGCCACAACCGACCCGTCGTTCAAGCATGCCTTGTAAACTATTCCAAAGCCACCTCTTCCTAGAATGTGTTTTGAGTTGAAATGGTCAGTTGCAGCCCGAAGCTCTTTGAATGAATACCTTTTTAAATGACCAAGGCGCACTTCTGGGTCGTAATGCTCTGCCGAGTAAcaaattcttattaaaaaaagaatagaatAAGGAGATTTATAGATCATTTGATGATGTATATTCCTTgagaaaatgtcctaaatgatTCTATACAAAATTTGACGTAAAGTTTACTAATAGTGTTAAGAAAAAAGGTATAAACAGCAAGCAAGAACTAACCATTAATATCAAAGAATATCTGTTGATTGTGTCTATACCGCCACCAAAACAGAAATCCAACTATAATCACAACGACAAAAGCAGCGCCGAAACTTGCACCAAAAGCAAGTGCAACGTGATGGCCTTTTTTACCAGTGTTTGGTTGagctgaaaataaaaaaatacatctaaTCATGTCATGAAGttgttagaaataaaaatttgaaagtaGTGTGCAAAGATAAATGTCATTAACACCTTTTAAAGCGTCTGGTGGGAAGGAAAGTGGCTCGGGCAAAACGGTAGAACAATTGTTTTCTTTTGGACCACAAATTAATGGATTACCTACAATCCTGAAGTAAAAAATTGTGCCAGAGATTAACTTCGCCATTTTATTGTGAACTTGAATATAGAACTAACAAAAAGAGGAAACACAAAACGAACTTACTTTAATGTTCTTGCCGATATTCTTGGCAAGGAACCACTCAAATTGTTGTAGGAGAGATCcctacatttattttaaatccaTAGTAGTTAATATACCATTTTTAAAGAGAGAGAGATATCAATGAAATGCAActatgaaaagaaaataatggaGCAATAAGGTAAGAAAGACCTACACAAGGGTTAGGCTTTCAATGTTGCTAAGAGACTGAGGGCATGCTCCTGTAAGGCTGTTATTATTTAACCACCTAGTATGCACATAAGAAAATTTAAATCGAATGAGAAACACAATGTCACAAGTTACTACTGAAGTAAGTATCAAACTCACAATCTCAGCAATGATTAAAATTTGTATGATGATGTATTATGTATATGCTTTTGTAACTTACAAATAATTCAGGTTCTTGAGGCGTCCCAAAGAACTAGGTATATCGCCACTAAATTCATTATTGGACAGATCAAGTGTTTGAAGCTTTTCTAAGTTTCCTATTGCAGCCGGAATACGACCCGAAATAGCATTATTCTGAAGTAACCtgcatatataattataatctaGGCATCAATGTAATTTCTTTCACTTAGGGCCTGTTTGGAATGGCTaatttgagtttatctactgGCATAAGCATTTGTGAAACTGTTTGGGAGAACTTATAGAAACCACTCATGACATGTCCATAACTATTTTCAGTTAATTCCCATAAGCTCgtagtttatataaaaacagtttgactttattttatcttatgatATAGAAATAGCTTACACATAAGCACCTATGTTATAAGcaattaattaagttgtttatccaattCTTATAACTCTTTAGGAATAGCAAAGAAAGTGTATAAGCTTGAAAAAGGATGGAATTATCCAGTAAGAATCAAGGCACTTATGCCAAACTCAACCATCATCTAAGCAAAATCAAGATATGAAGCATCTTagtaaaaattaacataaacttACACAGATTGTAAGTTACTGAGATTTCCAATTCTAGGAGATAGTGAACCAGACACGTTCTGACTAGGCAATCCCCtgcaagaaaaagaaaaaaaatccattaAGTGAAAATCAAACAAGCAAAAAAGTAATttggtttattttataaactaattaAGACCTCATGAaactttttactattttttaaaaacacttaaatTTGAACAACTTACAGTGCAGAAACTGAGCCATCTGGATTACAAGTAATCATCCTCCAGCTACATGGATCAACAGAATTAATATCCCAACTCTCTAAAACATTGTGAGGATCGTTCAACTCATTCTTTATAGCCATCAAAGCTACAACTGTTCATTGAATAAATTAACAGTAAAGGGTAAGAACTTCCATCTGAAAAAATCTCTTATTTTACTAGctcataataaaaaatgaagaataaaaaaatactctAAGAAAAAGGAACCAATTAAGACCTTTGCAGCTATTATATGATagataattaaagaaaaataagtaataataagTAGCATCAACCATTAAAGTTTCCAATATTTTCAGCATAATTAAATTGGCCAATAAGCTCAACTTATGTACCttaaattatcaatttataaacCTTT
This region of Cicer arietinum cultivar CDC Frontier isolate Library 1 chromosome 8, Cicar.CDCFrontier_v2.0, whole genome shotgun sequence genomic DNA includes:
- the LOC101492478 gene encoding protein NSP-INTERACTING KINASE 3 gives rise to the protein MELYSLIFWLLGLVLHLLVKISSAALSPSGINYEVVALMAIKNELNDPHNVLESWDINSVDPCSWRMITCNPDGSVSALGLPSQNVSGSLSPRIGNLSNLQSVLLQNNAISGRIPAAIGNLEKLQTLDLSNNEFSGDIPSSLGRLKNLNYLWLNNNSLTGACPQSLSNIESLTLVDLSYNNLSGSLPRISARTLKIVGNPLICGPKENNCSTVLPEPLSFPPDALKAQPNTGKKGHHVALAFGASFGAAFVVVIIVGFLFWWRYRHNQQIFFDINEHYDPEVRLGHLKRYSFKELRAATDHFNSKHILGRGGFGIVYKACLNDGSVVAVKRLKDYNAAGGEIQFQTEVETISLAVHRNLLRLRGFCSTQNERLLVYPYMSNGSVASRLKDHIHGRPALDWTRRKRIALGTARGLVYLHEQCDPKIIHRDVKAANILLDEDFEAVVGDFGLAKLLDHRDTHVTTAVRGTVGHIAPEYLSTGQSSEKTDVFGFGILLLELITGHKALDFGRAANQKGVMLDWVKKLHLEGRLSQMVDKDLKGIFDIVELGEMVQVALLCTQFNPSHRPKMSEVLKMLEGDGLAERWEASQRIETPRFRLCENPPQRYSDFIEESSLIVEAMELSGPR